The following is a genomic window from bacterium.
TCCAAAACGATATTCTCAAAGAGTTCATCGCACAAAAAGAATTTATCTTTCCGGTACGGCCTTCGGTAAAATTGGTCGTTGATACGATTGAATTTGCCACGAAGGAAATGCCGCTCTGGAACAGCGTTTCGATTAGCGGCTATCACATTCGCGAAGCCGGCTCCACCGCCGCACAGGAACTCGCATTCACACTCGCCGATGGATTTGCTTACATCGAAGCGACGCTCGAGCGGGGACTCGATATTGACGATTTCGCACCGCGGCTTTCGCATTTCTTTAATAGCCATATCGACTTCTTCGAGGAAGTAGCGAAGTTCCGCGCGGCTCGGAGAATTTATGCACGGATCATGCGCGAGAAGTATGGCGCTAAGAAAGAGCGTTCGTGTATGCTCCGCTTCCATACTCAAACGGCAGGTTGCTCGTTGACGGCGCAGCAACCGGAGAATAACATCGTCCGCACTGCCTATGAAGCGCTTGCCGCAGTGTTTGGCGGTACCCAATCGCTCCATACCAATTCGATGGATGAAACGCTCGCGCTCCCTTCGGAAAAAGCGGTAAAAATCGCATTGCGCACCCAGCAAATCATCGCACAAGAGATTGGTGTCGCTCATACCATCGATCCGCTTGGCGGCAGTTGGTTCGTCGAGGAATTGACTGACAAAATCGAAGCCGAAGCGCTCGAGTATTTCCGGAAGATTGAAGAGATCGGCGGTAATAAAGGGTTCCTCCCGGGTGTGATTGCCGGTATCGATAACGGATTCTTCCAACGCGAAATTGCGAATGCGGCATATCTCCATCAACAGGAATTCGACCGGAAAGACCGCATCATTGTCGGCGTCAATGACTACATCGAGCAAGACGAGAAAGTCGAAATCCCGATTTTGCAAATCAGTGAAGGCGCTGAACAGCGTCAATGCGACATCCTGAAACAAATCCGTCGTGACCGTAACAATGTGCAGGCGGATGAGTGCATCGCCCGGCTGAAAGGCGCTTGCGAAGAAGGCAAGAACGTTATGCCATACGTCATCGACTGTGCCAATGCGATGGTCACGCTCGGTGAAATGGTCGAAGTGATGAAAACCGTATACGGCGAATACATCGAAACTTCCGTATTTTAGTATCTTGCATAAGCTGGAGGTTAGGCACTCTTGCCTGACGTGTCATTGCGAGAAGCGAAGCGACGAAGCAATCCCATTGGTAAGTCGGAGGTTGTTATGACACACACATTTCATGTCGTGGTCGAACGCGACCTCGAAACGAAAGTGCTGGTTGCGTCGGTGGTGGAGCTGCCGGGATGCTATACCCAAGCCCACGACCTAACCGAGTTGGAAAGCAACATCCGGGAAGCGATTGCGCTTTACCTCGATTCCGATGAAGAAACAGATATCGACTCGGAGTATGTTGCAACGTTAAGTGTTGAACTAACAAAATGACAAAACTTAGAGTTGTTCCTTTTCGAGTTCTAAAACGAGTACTTGAAAAAGAAGGATTCATTTGTACTTCCTCACGGGGAAGTCATTTTAAATTTGAAAGACCTGACGGTCATATTATTGTATTGCCGAATCATGGTTCAGAACCACTAGGAAGAGGTTTGATACGAGAAATTCTGAATCAAATCGGGATGGATGTCGAATCTTACAATAGGATTCTTGACAAGTTGTAGGGAAGTAACAATGGAACATAAAATCCGCATTTTAATTGCGAAGCCCGGTCTCGATGGTCATGACCGTGGTGCAAAAGTTATGGCGGCGGCTTGCCGCGACGCCGGGATGGAAGTCATCTATACCGGGTTACGACAAACCCCGGAAATGGTCGTTGAAGCGGCATTACAGGAAGACGTCGATATCGTTGCGTTATCGATTCTATCCGGCGCCCACATGACGCTCTTCCCGGCAGTCCTCGATCTGATGAAAGAGCGCGGTCTCGACGATGTGCTCTTGACTGGCGGCGGGATCATCCCGAAAGAGGATATGGCGACACTGGAAGCGAAAGGGGTCGGAAAACTCTTCGGACCCGGTACGTCTACCCAAGAATCCATCGAATATATGAAGTCGTGGGTCGCTAAACACCGCACCGCTGTTGTATAACCTTTTCGAAGGGGCTTGATTCATCAAGCACGCAGGTTCGATGAATCGACCCCCTACAGGGTAGCGTAATGATGGAGGGGAACCTTCGTTTGCGCTCTTGCCGAGGTTGGTTGTAGATTGCTTTACTTACGTCGAATGAACCGGGAGGGGCTCCCGGTTCCAAAACCACCATTTGTCAGAGGTTAGGGTATCACATGTCTGGTCACTCGAAGTGGGCAACCATTAAACGAAAGAAGGCGGCAATTGACGCGGAACGCGGTAAAGCGTTCACCCGCGTCATCCGTGAACTAACAATATCCGCACGGGAAGGCGGCAGCAATCCCGATGGCAACCCCCGGCTACGCCGCGCCGTCGAAGATGCGAAAGCCGTCAATATGCCCGCCGATAATATCACCCGTGCCATCAAGAAAGGCGCTGGAGAACTCGAAGGGGTTCATTACGAAGAAATTGTATACGAAGCATACGCCCCCGGCGGTACCGCCGTCTTAATCGAAACCTTGACCGATAATCGCAACCGCACCATCAGCGAAATCCGCCACATGATCTCAAAGCGAAACGGCAACCTCGCCGAAGCGAATTCCGTCGGTTGGATGTTCGAGCGCAAAGGGGTCATCACCATTGACGGTGAAGGGATTGACGAAGACAAATTGATGGAAGTTGCCATCGAAGCTGGCGCGGAAGATGTCGTGGGCGAAGAAGGAATGTTTGAAGTCTATACCGCTCCGCACGATCTCGAACCAGTTCTATCCGCCATCGAAAAAGCCGGAATTAAAATCGAAAGCGGCGAAGCACAACGCGTTGCCAAAAATAAAGTGAAAGTGGAAGGCAGCGATGCCCGTACGCTGATTGGTTTACTCGACGCATTAGATGAGCATGACGACGTCCAAAAAGTATGGACGAATGCCGATATCGTCGAAGAAGACGAGTAGTTTGGTTGTCGGGGCGTATGGCATACGCCCCTTTTTCTTTTACAAGTCTGGAGACCTGTCCCTACTCATTACGGGCGTATGGTATACGCCCCTTTCTTTTTTTACCAGATGTCGCGTTACCTTACTATATGGGATTACATAAAGCGCGCACTCCCCGCACCAAATCCGAATTCGCCGCCGTAGCCCTCCGAGCGGAACAAACGACGCTTGCGACCGGCGACCGGATCCTCGGTGTTGATCCCGGCACGGCGGTTACCGGATGGGGTTTATTAGAACTCACGCGAAAAGGGGTTATGTTCATCAATGCTGGAGTTATCCGAACGAAACCGAGTGATCCCCATGAGTCACGATTGCTACAACTCTCACAAGGCTTACAAACAGTAATCGCAGAGT
Proteins encoded in this region:
- a CDS encoding YebC/PmpR family DNA-binding transcriptional regulator — protein: MSGHSKWATIKRKKAAIDAERGKAFTRVIRELTISAREGGSNPDGNPRLRRAVEDAKAVNMPADNITRAIKKGAGELEGVHYEEIVYEAYAPGGTAVLIETLTDNRNRTISEIRHMISKRNGNLAEANSVGWMFERKGVITIDGEGIDEDKLMEVAIEAGAEDVVGEEGMFEVYTAPHDLEPVLSAIEKAGIKIESGEAQRVAKNKVKVEGSDARTLIGLLDALDEHDDVQKVWTNADIVEEDE
- a CDS encoding methylmalonyl-CoA mutase family protein, which translates into the protein MSESYFAARTQWQASAKKMKDRGGFYRTVSSEPISLLGLPETYSNRNLETDIGFPGQYPYTRGIHPNMYRGKLWTMRQFAGFGTPEETNERYHYLLNNGQTGLSVAFDLPTLMGRDGDDKWAKGEVGKCGVAVSSLRDMDVLMRGIDQGAVTTSMTINSPSFILWAFYIAAGEKKGTPRAKMGGTLQNDILKEFIAQKEFIFPVRPSVKLVVDTIEFATKEMPLWNSVSISGYHIREAGSTAAQELAFTLADGFAYIEATLERGLDIDDFAPRLSHFFNSHIDFFEEVAKFRAARRIYARIMREKYGAKKERSCMLRFHTQTAGCSLTAQQPENNIVRTAYEALAAVFGGTQSLHTNSMDETLALPSEKAVKIALRTQQIIAQEIGVAHTIDPLGGSWFVEELTDKIEAEALEYFRKIEEIGGNKGFLPGVIAGIDNGFFQREIANAAYLHQQEFDRKDRIIVGVNDYIEQDEKVEIPILQISEGAEQRQCDILKQIRRDRNNVQADECIARLKGACEEGKNVMPYVIDCANAMVTLGEMVEVMKTVYGEYIETSVF
- the ruvC gene encoding crossover junction endodeoxyribonuclease RuvC, whose protein sequence is MAYAPFSFTSLETCPYSLRAYGIRPFLFLPDVALPYYMGLHKARTPRTKSEFAAVALRAEQTTLATGDRILGVDPGTAVTGWGLLELTRKGVMFINAGVIRTKPSDPHESRLLQLSQGLQTVIAEYSPNVAAVEEPFFGENARSALILGQARGALLLTIAQANVPVFSYSPREVKQSATGSGSATKEQVSFMMGRILNLPDTTRTPNPETRAPFPLDATDALAIAFCHSLHNRTHP
- a CDS encoding type II toxin-antitoxin system HicB family antitoxin, whose product is MTHTFHVVVERDLETKVLVASVVELPGCYTQAHDLTELESNIREAIALYLDSDEETDIDSEYVATLSVELTK
- a CDS encoding cobalamin B12-binding domain-containing protein, whose product is MEHKIRILIAKPGLDGHDRGAKVMAAACRDAGMEVIYTGLRQTPEMVVEAALQEDVDIVALSILSGAHMTLFPAVLDLMKERGLDDVLLTGGGIIPKEDMATLEAKGVGKLFGPGTSTQESIEYMKSWVAKHRTAVV